A window from Solanum stenotomum isolate F172 chromosome 5, ASM1918654v1, whole genome shotgun sequence encodes these proteins:
- the LOC125864836 gene encoding uncharacterized protein At5g41620 → MPRQNQAMVEGLIPKIRKRGCSSSSSASSKVYNYRFKRAILVGKSRNGLGLGLGLGLRGSRSNTPVPSWRATPLRNVVESPKQSLGGGISQPVSARKLAATLWEMNEMPSPRMTEEDLEKKKKMMMKKEKIRAGHMSSGSVSGSLPPHLCDPSHSPVSERMDRSGTGSYQKRSSTTSRRPRTTDHNVGMLDSLSSASFMELETRSRAQTPRGSVTGFGNRLKDVSNALTTSKELLKIINRIWAHADQPSSSTSLVSALHTELERARLQVNQLIQDQRSDQNEINYLLKCFAEEKASWKNKGQQAVEAAIASVANELEVERKLRRRFESLNKKLGKELSDSKASFVKAVKELESEKRAREVMEQVCDELARDIGEDRAEAEEMKRESAKVQEEIEQEREMLQLADRLREERAHVKLSEAKNHFEEKNSAIDKLRKQLEGFLGKKKTKGKRNGSLNFRNNEDTASLSIEKDNDGEVENVADCGEDSAESDLHSIELNMDNSNKSYNWAYPSNVVRESKRISVDERRARNSIAGQPRRSTPIQRSISGGVVEYVNQAANLPTSGDGLDRERLHELEKLGQRYSYLDEAQRLKAVKGLKDHLLASSGTGSCKDISSPIRQWEQPWPSRDPCGTIQEKSSIIQGSATKSRLGEGQSVRRSRR, encoded by the exons ATGCCAAGGCAGAATCAGGCTATGGTGGAGGGTTTAATACCCAAGATCCGGAAAAGGGGttgttcatcttcttcatctgCATCATCAAAAGTGTATAACTACAGATTTAAACGGGCTATTTTAGTTGGGAAATCAAGAAACGGACTCGGGCTTGGGCTTGGGCTTGGGCTTAGAGGGTCTAGATCCAATACACCAGTACCAAGTTGGAGAGCTACTCCATTGAGAAACGTTGTTGAGTCACCCAAACAGTCCCTTGGTGGTGGGATATCACAGCCAGTTTCAGCTAGAAAACTTGCTGCTACATTGTGGGAAATGAATGAAATGCCTTCACCAAGAATGACTGAGGAAGActtggagaaaaagaagaagatgatgatgaagaaggagaaaattcGGGCTGGTCATATGAGTTCGGGCTCTGTTTCGGGCTCTTTGCCTCCTCATTTGTGTGATCCATCTCATAGCCCGGTTTCTGAG AGGATGGATCGGTCTGGAACAGGAAGCTATCAGAAGAGATCATCAACAACTTCCCGTAGACCAAGGACTACGGACCATAATGTTGGAATGTTAGATTCTTTAAGCAGTGCCAGTTTTATGGAG CTTGAGACCAGATCTCGTGCCCAGACTCCACGGGGATCAGTGACTGGTTTTGGCAACCGTCTGAAGGATGTTAGTAATGCTTTGACAACATCCAAAGAGCTTCTGAAAATAATCAATCGAATTTGGGCACATGCTGATCAACCTTCATCTAGCACTTCACTTGTCTCTGCGTTACACACTGAGCTAGAAAGGGCCCGCCTGCAGGTGAACCAGCTTATTCAAGACCAGCGCTCGGATCAAAATGAGATTAATTACCTCCTTAAATGCTTTGCTGAAGAGAAAGCATCTTGGAAGAATAAAGGGCAACAGGCAGTTGAGGCTGCAATTGCGTCCGTTGCAAATGAACTTGAGGTAGAGAGAAAGCTTAGGCGGAGATTTGAGAGCTTGAACAAAAAACTTGGCAAAGAGTTATCGGATTCAAAAGCATCATTCGTGAAGGCAGTGAAAGAGCTTGAAAGTGAGAAAAGAGCCAGAGAAGTAATGGAACAGGTATGTGATGAATTAGCTAGAGATATCGGTGAAGACAGAGCTGAAGCAGAAGAGATGAAGAGGGAATCtgcaaaagttcaagaagagattGAACAGGAAAGAGAGATGCTCCAGTTAGCTGACAGATTGCGTGAGGAAAGGGCTCACGTGAAACTCTCAGAGGCCAAGAATCATTTCGAGGAGAAAAATTCTGCTATTGACAAGCTAAGGAAGCAGCTTGAAGGATTCCTGGGGAAGAAAAAGACCAAAGGTAAGAGAAATGGTTCCCTAAATTTCAGAAATAATGAAGATACGGCATCCTTGAGTATAGAAAAAGACAATGATGGAGAAGTGGAGAATGTTGCAGACTGCGGGGAAGACTCAGCAGAAAGTGATCTTCATTCAATTGAACTAAACATGGACAATTCCAATAAGAGCTACAATTGGGCTTATCCATCTAATGTAGTTCGTGAGTCAAAACGAATTTCAGTTGATGAAAGAAGAGCAAGAAACTCCATCGCTGGGCAGCCCAGAAGAAGCACTCCCATTCAAAGGAGCATTTCTGGTGGAGTTGTCGAGTATGTCAATCAAGCTGCAAATCTTCCAACCTCAGGAGATGGATTAGACAGGGAAAGACTTCATGAACTCGAGAAACTAGGCCAACGATATAGTTATCTGGATGAAGCACAGAGACTTAAAGCAGTGAAGGGCCTTAAGGATCATTTATTAGCTAGTTCCGGGACAGGATCTTGCAAAGACATTTCCAGCCCCATCCGACAGTGGGAGCAACCTTGGCCTTCTAGAGATCCCTGTGGTACAATTCAGGAAAAATCGAGCATTATTCAGGGGAGTGCCACAAAATCAAGGCTAGGAGAAGGCCAAAGTGTCAGAAGATCAAGACGGTGA
- the LOC125865753 gene encoding secoisolariciresinol dehydrogenase-like isoform X3 has translation MASASFLSTIGKRLEGKVAIVTGGASGIGEAIAKLFSEHGAKVVIADVQDELGNSVINTLGGSSNSIYIHCDVTNEDHVQEAVDRTIATFGKLDIMICNAGICDETKSRIIDNTKADFERVLSINVTGVFLSMKHAARVMVPTRSGCIISTASVSSTVGAAASHAYCSSKHAVLGLTKNLAVELGQFGIRVNCLSPYGMVTPMATKVIGLENEELENAMSAVGNLKGATLKVDDVAKAALFLASDDAQYISGHNLFIDGGFTVCNPGLGMFKYPES, from the exons ATGGCTTCTGCTTCATTCCTTTCAACAATCGGCAAAAG GCTAGAGGGGAAAGTAGCAATTGTAACCGGAGGAGCTAGTGGTATCGGTGAAGCAATTGCAAAGCTCTTCTCTGAACATGGAGCCAAAGTGGTCATTGCCGATGTCCAAGATGAACTCGGCAACTCAGTCATCAACACCCTCGGAGGCTCATCCAACTCCATTTACATCCACTGCGACGTCACAAACGAAGACCACGTCCAAGAAGCTGTCGACAGAACCATCGCCACATTTGGAAAACTCGACATCATGATCTGCAATGCTGGCATATGCGACGAGACCAAGTCAAGAATCATAGACAACACGAAAGCAGATTTCGAACGAGTCCTTAGCATCAACGTAACAGGAGTTTTCTTGAGCATGAAGCATGCCGCTCGCGTCATGGTCCCGACGCGTAGCGGCTGCATCATCTCCACCGCTAGTGTAAGCTCCACGGTCGGAGCTGCAGCATCCCATGCATACTGCAGCTCCAAACACGCCGTGTTGGGGCTCACCAAGAACCTAGCGGTGGAGCTAGGACAATTCGGTATACGTGTGAATTGCTTGTCACCATACGGGATGGTCACGCCAATGGCGACAAAGGTCATTGGGCTTGAAAATGAAGAACTTGAGAATGCGATGAGCGCGGTTGGGAACCTTAAAGGAGCTACTCTGAAGGTGGATGATGTTGCAAAAGCAGCATTGTTCTTAGCAAGTGATGATGCCCAGTATATCAGTGGACACAATCTTTTCATTGATGGGGGATTCACTGTGTGTAATCCAGGACTAGGCATGTTCAAGTATCCAGAATCTTAA
- the LOC125865753 gene encoding secoisolariciresinol dehydrogenase-like isoform X2, producing the protein MNKWSRFCATLWWHQSQQLACSLPALKVMASASFLSTIGKRLEGKVAIVTGGASGIGEAIAKLFSEHGAKVVIADVQDELGNSVINTLGGSSNSIYIHCDVTNEDHVQEAVDRTIATFGKLDIMICNAGICDETKSRIIDNTKADFERVLSINVTGVFLSMKHAARVMVPTRSGCIISTASVSSTVGAAASHAYCSSKHAVLGLTKNLAVELGQFGIRVNCLSPYGMVTPMATKVIGLENEELENAMSAVGNLKGATLKVDDVAKAALFLASDDAQYISGHNLFIDGGFTVCNPGLGMFKYPES; encoded by the exons ATGAACAAATGGTCTCGGTTTTGTGCTACGTTATGGTGGCACCAAAGCCAACAACTAGCCTGTTCACTGCCAGCTTTGAAAg TTATGGCTTCTGCTTCATTCCTTTCAACAATCGGCAAAAG GCTAGAGGGGAAAGTAGCAATTGTAACCGGAGGAGCTAGTGGTATCGGTGAAGCAATTGCAAAGCTCTTCTCTGAACATGGAGCCAAAGTGGTCATTGCCGATGTCCAAGATGAACTCGGCAACTCAGTCATCAACACCCTCGGAGGCTCATCCAACTCCATTTACATCCACTGCGACGTCACAAACGAAGACCACGTCCAAGAAGCTGTCGACAGAACCATCGCCACATTTGGAAAACTCGACATCATGATCTGCAATGCTGGCATATGCGACGAGACCAAGTCAAGAATCATAGACAACACGAAAGCAGATTTCGAACGAGTCCTTAGCATCAACGTAACAGGAGTTTTCTTGAGCATGAAGCATGCCGCTCGCGTCATGGTCCCGACGCGTAGCGGCTGCATCATCTCCACCGCTAGTGTAAGCTCCACGGTCGGAGCTGCAGCATCCCATGCATACTGCAGCTCCAAACACGCCGTGTTGGGGCTCACCAAGAACCTAGCGGTGGAGCTAGGACAATTCGGTATACGTGTGAATTGCTTGTCACCATACGGGATGGTCACGCCAATGGCGACAAAGGTCATTGGGCTTGAAAATGAAGAACTTGAGAATGCGATGAGCGCGGTTGGGAACCTTAAAGGAGCTACTCTGAAGGTGGATGATGTTGCAAAAGCAGCATTGTTCTTAGCAAGTGATGATGCCCAGTATATCAGTGGACACAATCTTTTCATTGATGGGGGATTCACTGTGTGTAATCCAGGACTAGGCATGTTCAAGTATCCAGAATCTTAA
- the LOC125865203 gene encoding short chain aldehyde dehydrogenase 1-like, which produces MNGFSSPLVHTSKRLEGKVAIVTGGASGFGESTVRLFLQNGAKVVLADVQDEIGQSLCNNLLNCPNNNNNDFTYIHCDVTKVSDVENLIDTTISKYGKLDIMFNNAGIPGNLDYNIIDADNENFKKVFDVNVYGSFLGAKYAARVMIPAKKGVILFTSSSASVSSGESPHSYTVSKHAVVGLMKNLCAELGQHGIRVNCVSPCAVATPMLVKAMGVDKSVVDGIICSSANLKGVAPTAEDVAEAALYLASDESKFVSGVNLVIDGGYSTTNMTYIKTIQSVLFSK; this is translated from the exons atgaATGGCTTCTCCTCTCCTCTAGTTCACACAAGCAAAAG ATTAGAAGGGAAAGTAGCTATTGTAACAGGAGGAGCTAGTGGATTTGGAGAAAGTACAGTGAGACTTTTCTTACAAAATGGTGCAAAAGTTGTACTAGCAGATGTTCAAGATGAAATTGGACAATCCCTTTGCAACAATCTCCTCAATTGTcctaataacaacaacaatgatTTTACATACATACATTGTGATGTAACAAAGGTCTCCGACGTCGAAAACCTCATCGACACAACAATTTCCAAGTATGGGAAACTCGATATCATGTTCAACAACGCAG GTATTCCAGGGAATCTGGATTACAACATAATTGACGCGGACAACGAGAATTTTAAAAAGGTTTTCGACGTTAACGTGTACGGATCTTTTCTCGGGGCGAAATATGCTGCACGGGTCATGATCCCAGCAAAGAAAGGTGTCATTCTTTTTACGTCTAGTTCGGCCTCCGTTTCCTCGGGCGAATCGCCACATTCATACACCGTCTCAAAACACGCGGTTGTGGGACTCATGAAGAATTTATGTGCCGAATTAGGGCAACATGGGATCAGAGTGAACTGCGTCTCGCCGTGCGCGGTGGCGACACCGATGTTAGTGAAGGCAATGGGTGTCGATAAGAGTGTCGTGGACGGAATAATTTGCTCGTCGGCGAATTTAAAAGGGGTGGCTCCGACGGCGGAGGATGTGGCGGAGGCGGCGTTGTATTTGGCAAGTGATGAGTCTAAGTTTGTAAGTGGAGTTAACCTTGTGATTGATGGAGGTTATAGTACTACTAATATGACTTATATTAAAACAATCCAAAGTGTATTATTTTCGAAATAG
- the LOC125865661 gene encoding 40S ribosomal protein S17-like — protein sequence MGRVRTKTVKKSSRQVIERYYSKMTLDFHTNKKILEEVAIIPSKRLRNKIAGFSTHLMKRIQKGPVRGISLKLQEEERERRMDFVPDESAINTERIEVDKETIDLLASMGMSELPGVVLKEEQTVAIAGPVGGFGGGRGGFGGGRGGRGGY from the coding sequence ATGGGTCGTGTCCGTACAAAAACAGTGAAGAAATCTTCACGTCAAGTGATCGAGCGTTACTACTCAAAAATGACCTTAGATTTCCACACAAACAAGAAGATTCTCGAAGAAGTTGCTATCATTCCATCTAAGCGTCTCCGCAACAAGATCGCTGGATTCTCTACTCATCTGATGAAGCGAATCCAAAAAGGTCCAGTTAGAGGCATTTCTCTAAAGCTACAAGAGGAAGAGAGAGAACGCCGTATGGACTTTGTTCCTGATGAATCTGCTATTAATACTGAGAGGATTGAAGTTGATAAGGAGACTATTGACTTGCTTGCTTCAATGGGTATGAGTGAATTACCTGGTGTTGTACTCAAGGAAGAGCAGACGGTGGCTATTGCTGGTCCTGTTGGTGGATTTGGCGGTGGTCGTGGTGGATTCGGCGGCGGACGTGGAGGTCGTGGTGGGTACTGA
- the LOC125865753 gene encoding secoisolariciresinol dehydrogenase-like isoform X1, which produces MYSIEIKTQVFLFQILSALSYFLMHIFYQCRLSKKLSKKDSCVESPFMASASFLSTIGKRLEGKVAIVTGGASGIGEAIAKLFSEHGAKVVIADVQDELGNSVINTLGGSSNSIYIHCDVTNEDHVQEAVDRTIATFGKLDIMICNAGICDETKSRIIDNTKADFERVLSINVTGVFLSMKHAARVMVPTRSGCIISTASVSSTVGAAASHAYCSSKHAVLGLTKNLAVELGQFGIRVNCLSPYGMVTPMATKVIGLENEELENAMSAVGNLKGATLKVDDVAKAALFLASDDAQYISGHNLFIDGGFTVCNPGLGMFKYPES; this is translated from the exons ATGTATTCCATAGAGATAAAGACACAGGTTTTCTTATTCCAAATTTTGTCTGCACTTTCTTACTTCCTTATGCATATATTCTATCAGTGCAGGCTGTCTAAAAAGCTCAGCAAAAAAGACAGCTGTGTAGAGTCTCCTT TTATGGCTTCTGCTTCATTCCTTTCAACAATCGGCAAAAG GCTAGAGGGGAAAGTAGCAATTGTAACCGGAGGAGCTAGTGGTATCGGTGAAGCAATTGCAAAGCTCTTCTCTGAACATGGAGCCAAAGTGGTCATTGCCGATGTCCAAGATGAACTCGGCAACTCAGTCATCAACACCCTCGGAGGCTCATCCAACTCCATTTACATCCACTGCGACGTCACAAACGAAGACCACGTCCAAGAAGCTGTCGACAGAACCATCGCCACATTTGGAAAACTCGACATCATGATCTGCAATGCTGGCATATGCGACGAGACCAAGTCAAGAATCATAGACAACACGAAAGCAGATTTCGAACGAGTCCTTAGCATCAACGTAACAGGAGTTTTCTTGAGCATGAAGCATGCCGCTCGCGTCATGGTCCCGACGCGTAGCGGCTGCATCATCTCCACCGCTAGTGTAAGCTCCACGGTCGGAGCTGCAGCATCCCATGCATACTGCAGCTCCAAACACGCCGTGTTGGGGCTCACCAAGAACCTAGCGGTGGAGCTAGGACAATTCGGTATACGTGTGAATTGCTTGTCACCATACGGGATGGTCACGCCAATGGCGACAAAGGTCATTGGGCTTGAAAATGAAGAACTTGAGAATGCGATGAGCGCGGTTGGGAACCTTAAAGGAGCTACTCTGAAGGTGGATGATGTTGCAAAAGCAGCATTGTTCTTAGCAAGTGATGATGCCCAGTATATCAGTGGACACAATCTTTTCATTGATGGGGGATTCACTGTGTGTAATCCAGGACTAGGCATGTTCAAGTATCCAGAATCTTAA
- the LOC125864951 gene encoding uncharacterized protein LOC125864951 encodes MDRQTPDYAAAMAFAQQQHQAANTQQQQQFGFHPQHQQFPPSIHGPPFLGPHSSLQQFPYPRPMQQPQLHPHTPPPHLLHLQQQQQPPPAFPPHMPPHLVSSPFFNPYDSPPPPSPPPSDPELQKRIDKLIEYAVKNGPEFEAMIREKQQDNPAYSFLFGGEGHYYYRYKLWMSTRPPGGAFNPPFPSSSLPMMHPPNPMMSPSPLTPYNASNASAAMLGPSHLHRPPFPPFYDQHHSQPFSRADYEHSYGPFKGLSRPLPSDVEMELSNVINNLTGTKESIKGAKSWFMQRSPFVPALAEALRDRVFSIDDSERQLHIVYLANDILFDSLQRRINPPELDNEALAFKPVLGPMLARIYHNPQNKEENQSRLQKILQFWGTKEVYDQDTIRALENEMIGGHPANFSVPPKELITPDTSAAAGLMHQAANQSTFQWKPDQQSLANLADQGKQVPLIPSVAPQQFHAGAVPPTGFPGLMPIPSSVPPANLQPAAHLTPASIANIGEKVPPYPLFPPGLIPGMVRKMQIGSGVPYSPMSPLDIPTVIPPSTVSESEILERVSKFFRDIGEVNPSEGPIKQSESANDYDDYERDSPVRKGGACIPPPLNLQVDPETGTYPDGSIPQKPGSNSSGRLGLGATANPNEPNQYDDVYTSYRKDRSTNYHTSMSARTATR; translated from the exons ATGGATCGACAAACTCCTGATTATGCAGCTGCTATGGCGTTTGCTCAACAGCAGCACCAAGCAGCTAACACTCAACAGCAACAACAGTTTGGTTTTCATCCCCAACATCAACAATTTCCTCCTTCAATTCATGGTCCTCCATTTCTAGGCCCGCATTCTTCTCTTCAACAGTTCCCTTACCCTCGCCCTATGCAGCAACCACAACTCCATCCGCATACACCCCCTCCacatcttcttcatcttcaacagCAACAACAGCCACCTCCTGCTTTTCCACCACACATGCCTCCTCACCTTGTTTCATCACCTTTTTTCAATCCGTATGATTCTCCCCCACCTCCGTCTCCTCCACCATCTGATCCTGAACTCCAAAAGCGTATTGATAAATTAATTGAATATGCTGTCAAGAATGGTCCTGAGTTTGAAGCCATGATCCGTGAAAAGCAGCAAGACAATCCTGCTTACAGTTTCCTCTTTGGTGGTGAAGGTCATTACTACTATCGCTATAAGCTTTGGATGTCTACTCGCCCCCCTGGTGGGGCCTTCAATCCTCCTTTCCCATCCTCTTCTTTGCCTATGATGCATCCACCAAATCCTATGATGAGTCCGTCACCCTTAACTCCATATAATGCCTCCAATGCTTCTGCTGCAATGTTAGGTCCATCCCATTTGCATCGACCCCCTTTCCCACCATTTTATGATCAACATCATTCTCAGCCTTTTAGCCGAGCAGATTATGAACATTCATATGGGCCTTTCAAAGGTCTATCTAGGCCTCTTCCATCAGATGTAGAGATGGAGCTTAGTAATGTCATAAATAATCTTACTGGTACGAAAGAGTCAATTAAAGGTGCCAAGAGTTGGTTTATGCAGAGATCTCCATTTGTACCTGCTTTGGCTGAGGCGCTCAGGGACAGGGTGTTTTCCATAGATGATTCGGAGAGGCAACTGCATATAGTCTATCTTGCCAATGACATCTTATTTGATAG CTTGCAGCGACGAATCAATCCTCCGGAGCTTGACAATGAGGCACTTGCTTTTAAGCCTGTTTTGGGTCCCATGCTTGCGAGGATATACCACAACCCTCAAAACAAGGAAGAAAATCAATCTCGGCTTCAAAAAATTCTACAGTTTTGGGGTACGAAGGAAGTTTATGATCAGGATACTATTCGTGCACTTGAAAATGAGATGATAGGTGGACACCCTGCAAATTTTTCTGTTCCTCCAAAGGAATTAATCACACCAGATACTTCTGCTGCTGCAG GATTAATGCACCAGGCGGCAAATCAGAGTACTTTTCAGTGGAAGCCTGACcagcaaagtttagcaaatctAGCTGATCAAGGCAAACAAGTTCCTCTTATACCATCTGTTGCACCACAGCAGTTTCATGCGGGTGCTGTTCCGCCTACTGGATTTCCTGGGTTAATGCCTATACCATCTTCTGTTCCACCAGCAAATCTACAACCGGCAGCTCATCTGACACCAGCATCAATTGCAAATATAGGTGAAAAAGTACCTCCATACCCCTTGTTCCCTCCTGGTCTTATTCCTGGTATGGTCAGGAAGATGCAGATTGGTAGTGGGGTGCCTTACTCTCCCATGAGCCCCTTGGATATTCCCACCGTCATACCACCCTCGACTGTGTCAGAATCTGAAATTCTTGAAAGGGTGTCTAAATTTTTTAGAGATATTGGAGAAGTTAATCCATCAGAAGGACCTATTAAACAATCTGAATCAGCCAACGATTATGATGACTATGAGAGAGACTCTCCTGTCCGGAAGGGAGGAGCTTGCATTCCTCCACCTCTAAACCTTCAAGTTGATCCAGAAACTGGGACTTATCCTGATGGAAGTATTCCGCAGAAACCTGGATCAAATAGCTCTGGACGATTAGGACTTGGAGCCACAGCCAATCCAAACGAACCAAATCAATATGATGATGTTTACACTTCTTACAGGAAAGATAGAAGCACCAATTATCATACATCAATGAGTGCAAGAACTGCTACGAGATGA